A single region of the Triticum dicoccoides isolate Atlit2015 ecotype Zavitan chromosome 2B, WEW_v2.0, whole genome shotgun sequence genome encodes:
- the LOC119368289 gene encoding norbelladine synthase-like: protein MAMRKNKVHEFEADVPAADLWGLYGTLRAAELLPELLPQVLAKIQLVSGDGDVGTILELTFAPGIPGLETYREKFIKVDNENYIKEAQTIDGDILKLGFLYYMVRFEIIAKGPSSSVIRSTIVYEINYETHPGLEAMVSTGPLAATAEKFAGYLKEQKIAQSS from the exons ATggcgatgaggaagaacaaggtTCACGAGTTCGAGGCTGATGTGCCCGCCGCCGACCTATGGGGACTCTACGGCACACTCCGTGCGGCGGAGCTGCTGCCCGAGCTTCTCCCGCAGGTGCTCGCCAAGATACAGCTCGTGAGCGGCGATGGCGACGTCGGCACCATCTTGGAGCTCACATTCGCTCCAG GGATCCCTGGCCTGGAGACATACAGGGAGAAATTCATCAAAGTCGACAATGAGAACTACATCAAGGAAGCGCAGACGATCGACGGAGACATCCTGAAGCTCGGGTTCCTCTATTACATGGTCAGGTTCGAGATCATCGCCAAAGGACCCAGTTCTTCAGTGATAAGATCGACCATTGTGTATGAGATAAACTATGAAACTCACCCCGGGCTTGAAGCCATGGTCAGCACCGGACCTCTGGCTGCAACTGCTGAGAAATTTGCAGGGTACCTCAAGGAGCAGAAGATCGCTCAGAGCAGTTAA